The Candidatus Defluviibacterium haderslevense DNA window GTAATGGATCATATTTGGTTTTAATTGGAATCACTTTAAATGAATCATTTTCTGAACATCCATACCGATCTGTAGCATAAGCATAAATATATCCTGAATCAGAAACTTGTCTTTTTAATTGATATCCATCGCCTAAAAATTGTAAAACACGATTATACCATTCTACTTTTGTTGAAAATTTGGTAGTAGCCTGAAGGTTTATCGTATCTGAATAACATAGTACGGTATCACTATTGATTTTTAAATCTATTGCTGGTGGTACAAATATGGTTACTGCACGTTCAATAAAACAGTCCGAAAAAATAGGATCAGAGATTCTTACTTTATAAGTTGTTGTAGTGTCTACATCAGCCAAAGGATTGGGAATATTGGCATCATCCAAATTTGTGGCTGGAAACCATTGATACTTGTAGTTTAAATCTGGATTAGGATTGATGTGGACCGGTTCACCATTACAACTTAAAATGGTATCATTAAGGTTGACTTTAATAAATCCAACATCTATAACTTTTGTAATCTCGTTGGTACACTCACCTTTAATTTTCAGTGTAACAAGATATCTACCCGTTTTTTTAAAATCGTGAAGTGGATCTTTGTCAGTGCTTGTATTGTTGTCTCCAAAATCCCAAAAATAACTTCCCTTATCACTTTGATTAATGAAACTAACTAGTGTTTTATCACAGTTTTTATCTACTGCGAAATCCACTAAAGGTTTGCAAATGATATCGACATGTACCGTATCATTCGCTCTGCATTGGAATTCGTTTTCAGTATTAATATAAAAAGTTTGGTCTTCACATTTTTGAACTAAGCCTTTGATCGTTGTAGTGCCTTGACCAGACAATATATAAGTACTCGGGGTCCAACGATAATCAAGCATTTGCTCTGGTACTTCATTATTTATAATTAATGTAAAGGTGTCTTGTTCACAAGCCTTAACATCCGTGGTGATTAATTTTGTTTTTACTTTTTTATTGGTAATGGTAATGCTATCATTTCCAGGGCAATTAAATTGACTTTTCGCTCTGATATAGAATGTTTGTTTATCTAATACTACTGTATTTAAATTAAAAGACCCACTCTGAATTATATTTGAAAAATCATTTAAATTGGACCATTCAATGGTTTGTTCTACACCACCTATTCCTCTTAAAGAAACAGAATCTTTACAAATAATTGAATCTGCTTGAATATCGATATCGAGTAATTTTGAAACCTTAATAGTAACAGAATCTATTTCAGTACATTGGCCATCCGTAACCGTTACATAATACATCCTGGTGCTGTCTGGATTAGCTATAGGATCAGGGCAGTCCACACAACTTAAACCTTCACCCGGAGACCAGGTATATTTAAACCGATTATCTGGATTTGAAATAATTTTCGTTTTTTCTCCGATGCAAATGGGTATTGATGAGGCTGGAAAATTAGGTTTCAATCTATTGACATAGACTTCTTTTTCTAATGAATCTAAACATCCTCCGGAAGATGTCACAATTAATTTGATATGCAACTTACCTGTATCCGGAAAATTAAAAATTGGATCTACATCATTTGATTGATAATCTTTTCCGCCCACTGTTGCATTCCAATCCCATTTGACTATATTGAGTAATGAATCAAATGATTTATTCTTCAAACTAATGTTTATAGAATCATCACATGAACCATATGCTATATCGAAATTAGCTCCTAATTGAGTCGAATCAAACACATAAATATCTTTGTATGACGTATCTATACAATCCTTAGCCCTTCTTGACACTAAGGCTACAGTATACTTACCAGATTTTGGAAAAGTAAAACTTGGATTCGTATCTTTAGCAAATGGAGTGGTATTAGGGTAATCAAAAAACCATGTAAATTCTTTTGCATTTATACTTTTGTTTGTAAACAATACGGTTCGATCTCCTTGACACAAAACATCTTGATCGGGTTCAAAAGTAGAAACAGGATTTGTAGTGCAGATTCGTACATTATACTGGAAATCCCTTCTAGTTTGTGACAATAATCTTCCATTTCTATATTCACTGACACAAACACCAACAAGGAATTGTCCAGTGGTGCCTTTATCTGGTTGGCCGGTTAATAAACCTGTAAATCGATCAATTCTTAATTCAGGAAATCCTCCGAGTAAGTTCAATAAACTGTATGGGGCTTTGTAAACTATTGGGGCATAAGGTGGACCTGGAGGTGTGGATGGTTTAGCATTGGCCGTATCAGCTCCTGAATAGGGTTCACATAGCGTATAAACTAGAGAATCACCTTCTAAGTCTTTTGAAGCATGATTAAAGGATATAGGCCTATCACCGCAAACATATATAGCAGGCCATTCCCCGAATGTTGGACTGCTGTTACAATAACGAAGTGCATCTTCAGTAACTACAAGTGAATATGTAGCCCCTTGAAGTTCTGGTTCAACAATATTAGTAATGGTTTTATTTCTGCAACATCTCTGATAAGCAAATATATACCCCCCTGATCTAAATGGTAAAGTAATAGTAGCAAAGTATGTGGTCGTATGAACGCATACATCACCTCCTACCACTTCGCATTCTGTCTTTAGAATTTCATTTAAAGTGTCGTCTTTGTTAAAAGGCATTTGTATTACGCCATATTTACCTAATTCACGTAGTATTTTACCACTCGAATTAAATATTCCTACATGAGCGATACTGTCAAATTCTGCTTCTGGACTTCCATTGAAACAATCCCGCCGTAAAGTAAATCTTACCTGAATCTTTACTTGATCTTTAGTAATTCCTAAACATCGATAAGTCATTTCGCCACCTACAATATGACTGCTGTAGACTGATTTAGAGCTAAAAACAAAGAAAGTAAATAAAATTAACTGAAATAAAAATTTATATGTCTTTTTCATATTCATCACTTTAAGAATATTATCCTTTTTATTTATCATCTACACCTTTTAAAATTTCTAATATTTCAACCCTCCGTTCATATGCCGCCTTAAGATTATAAATCGAATTTCTTACGTCCTCCAGATTATCACTAACATCTGATCCTGATTGGGATTCACCAAATGGAATTTGTTTGATCTTTAAATTTTCACTTACGATAAAAGGTTGAAATGCGGCATTTTGATATACATTAAATTCATTGCGAATAGAACTCACCCTCCGCGAAGATAACAACTGATTATAGTCCGATTTGGCTCTTGGAGAAGCATAACCTTTTAGAAAAATATCTATCGAATGACCTTCTTGGACTACAATTAACAATTTGTCCATAAATAGATGTAATTTATCTCCATTTAGTTTTACATCTTTTTCGAAGAAAGTGTCAATTTCTAAAATTGCCTTATCCTTTTTCGGTCCTTTTAGATTACTCGTAAACTCAGACATGTATTTGCCTTTTTTGGCAACATAATCATTGTAGATTTTTGAAAATAAAACATTTGTTGTATCAGAAGATGATCTAGGATCAGGAAGATCATTATCAAAAAATAATTTAATAGGGAGTAATCTTCTCAATTCTGCGATCGCTGTTAATTCTAAGAATAATTTTCTATTAATAATGAGTTCACCGGAAATGTCTTTTGCTAAAAGTATAGCTTCTGCAGATTCATACTTGTTTTTAGTTGCAATTAATTTGTAATTAACTCCTTTAAGTAATTCGAAATTAAAAAAATTACTGTCCGGGTTTGTGACTTCTCTGATCAATTGATTGCGATCTGTATTCCACAGTTGGACCGTGACACCTTTTAAATTCACATTCGTAGTTCTTTCAAAAGTCAATACATTTAATTGTTTTTTCTGAATTAAATATACATCGCGTTTAATGGGTTTGAAATCAGGTAAATCAATAGTACTAATGTTTATAGAATCTCCAATGTATGCTTCCTTGGTAGCAATAATTTTATACATCCTTCCTTCAATCAATTTGAAATTTGAAATTGATTTTTCGTCTACGGTGACTACTTGAACTAAACTGTCGCCTTCAGTAATATCGTATAAATTTAATTTGACTTGACCTAACATAGTCGAATCATACGCATCCTTTGTAGTTACAAAAAGTTCTATCGTCGCAGGTGTAATACCTACTTTATAAATGTCATAACAACAAGCTTGCATTACATCATCTAAATAAATAGATCCGGGCCTGTTAGAAACCATATAGGCTTTGGTGTCTAAATTGTTCGTTGAGTAATGTATATCATCATAACTACTGTTTATTGATGCTCCTAAATTAACTACTTTTAATGAATCCTGTCCCTTCCAACTGTATTTGAAAATATCCTGACCACCAAATCCATTAAAACCATTACTGCTAAAGTACAATGTTTTAGTTTTTGAAGAATAGAAAGGTGCGAATTCGTTTTCTTCCGTATTGGCAAAATCCACATTTTCCAATTCCGTGGTTTGCCCATTTTCATCTACATAGGTTGACCAAATGTCATAGCCCCCTTTTCCATTTGGTCTATTGCTAGTAAAATATAATTTATATAATTCTGTTACGGGTTCTTTGGTTATAAATGGATGAGTAGAAGTATAATTTGGGGAATTGACCGTTGCTGGTAATTTAATGCCTTTACTCCAAGATGAGTCTTCTTTGACTTTCAAATAAATATCGCATATCAAT harbors:
- a CDS encoding gliding motility-associated C-terminal domain-containing protein; protein product: MKKTYKFLFQLILFTFFVFSSKSVYSSHIVGGEMTYRCLGITKDQVKIQVRFTLRRDCFNGSPEAEFDSIAHVGIFNSSGKILRELGKYGVIQMPFNKDDTLNEILKTECEVVGGDVCVHTTTYFATITLPFRSGGYIFAYQRCCRNKTITNIVEPELQGATYSLVVTEDALRYCNSSPTFGEWPAIYVCGDRPISFNHASKDLEGDSLVYTLCEPYSGADTANAKPSTPPGPPYAPIVYKAPYSLLNLLGGFPELRIDRFTGLLTGQPDKGTTGQFLVGVCVSEYRNGRLLSQTRRDFQYNVRICTTNPVSTFEPDQDVLCQGDRTVLFTNKSINAKEFTWFFDYPNTTPFAKDTNPSFTFPKSGKYTVALVSRRAKDCIDTSYKDIYVFDSTQLGANFDIAYGSCDDSINISLKNKSFDSLLNIVKWDWNATVGGKDYQSNDVDPIFNFPDTGKLHIKLIVTSSGGCLDSLEKEVYVNRLKPNFPASSIPICIGEKTKIISNPDNRFKYTWSPGEGLSCVDCPDPIANPDSTRMYYVTVTDGQCTEIDSVTIKVSKLLDIDIQADSIICKDSVSLRGIGGVEQTIEWSNLNDFSNIIQSGSFNLNTVVLDKQTFYIRAKSQFNCPGNDSITITNKKVKTKLITTDVKACEQDTFTLIINNEVPEQMLDYRWTPSTYILSGQGTTTIKGLVQKCEDQTFYINTENEFQCRANDTVHVDIICKPLVDFAVDKNCDKTLVSFINQSDKGSYFWDFGDNNTSTDKDPLHDFKKTGRYLVTLKIKGECTNEITKVIDVGFIKVNLNDTILSCNGEPVHINPNPDLNYKYQWFPATNLDDANIPNPLADVDTTTTYKVRISDPIFSDCFIERAVTIFVPPAIDLKINSDTVLCYSDTINLQATTKFSTKVEWYNRVLQFLGDGYQLKRQVSDSGYIYAYATDRYGCSENDSFKVIPIKTKYDPLLPFDLCPGADRTIEFKTLNSHRYTFNWSPTKYIVTGEKTNRIIVKPVDTTVFYVDFVNEYGCAYRDSVQINISKFDPPLVAYAEEDTIYLGQSTVLHVNRDYKNYNWIIPYGLSCTDCTDPIATPENSILYSVEAVNEDGCVERTDVRVIVIRPKCDESDVYISNIFSPNGDRLNDEFRIRSNFLKEVEMVIYDRWGEKIFETFDLNHWWDGTYKGSQLPPDVYAYYFKVRCVDDQTYSKKGNVTIVR
- a CDS encoding PD40 domain-containing protein; this translates as MKRNYKLFFVLMILVHQIGMAQNYPGFSKYWGPIHEEFNKQNYYAAYDLILQALPYKQQTDSLTYLAATATRKLNAYSKSESYYKSLLKTELEQRHPDINFYLAEVLYSLGRYSDAEVYYNSYLAAAEDTSPEVEIAKKRLVQLKWAKEHIKIKNPLLKLKKLEEGINTKDNESSPKIIDGSVYYSSLKSSEFEKGKLKSEILKFNETTVVKEPIDSGILDQNVLMANPSFSEDRKMFVYNICREMEGTSELICDIYLKVKEDSSWSKGIKLPATVNSPNYTSTHPFITKEPVTELYKLYFTSNRPNGKGGYDIWSTYVDENGQTTELENVDFANTEENEFAPFYSSKTKTLYFSSNGFNGFGGQDIFKYSWKGQDSLKVVNLGASINSSYDDIHYSTNNLDTKAYMVSNRPGSIYLDDVMQACCYDIYKVGITPATIELFVTTKDAYDSTMLGQVKLNLYDITEGDSLVQVVTVDEKSISNFKLIEGRMYKIIATKEAYIGDSINISTIDLPDFKPIKRDVYLIQKKQLNVLTFERTTNVNLKGVTVQLWNTDRNQLIREVTNPDSNFFNFELLKGVNYKLIATKNKYESAEAILLAKDISGELIINRKLFLELTAIAELRRLLPIKLFFDNDLPDPRSSSDTTNVLFSKIYNDYVAKKGKYMSEFTSNLKGPKKDKAILEIDTFFEKDVKLNGDKLHLFMDKLLIVVQEGHSIDIFLKGYASPRAKSDYNQLLSSRRVSSIRNEFNVYQNAAFQPFIVSENLKIKQIPFGESQSGSDVSDNLEDVRNSIYNLKAAYERRVEILEILKGVDDK